The region AACTATATAAAACCATATAGGGAAACTATATAAAACCATATAGGGAAACTATATAAAACCATATAGGGTAACCATATAGGGAAACTATATAAAACCATATAGGGTAACCATATAGGGAAACTATATAAAACCATAAATGGTAACCATATAGGGAAACGATATAAAACCATACAGGgtaaccataaaaaaaacatataggGTAACCATAAAAAAACATATAGGGTAACCATACAGGGTAACCATATAGGGTAACCATAAAAAAACCATATGGGGTAACCATTAAAAAACCATATAGGATAACCATATAAAACCATATAGGGTAACCATAAAAAACCCATATAGGGTAACCATATAAAACCATAATGAATACTATTAGTGAGGATCAGAGCCTGAACCACCAGTCCATCAAAAATGAGACTATTCTCTCCAGAGGAAATGCCTGGTTTTTGAAAACAAATTATTTTCAAAAGACATGCTTTGATTGTGAATCTGTAATAACCATACAAAGAACAAAACATTTCAGAGACAAATTGTGCATCACCTTTGAAAAGCAGGAACGTTTCAGGTCAGGGTTAAAGATAGTATTAGGTCTGATACGCAAGATTTTAatataaaaacaataacaaaatacACAGAAAACCCCAAATAAACAGAAAAGCCACTATTGCTTTGATTTTTGGTAACTGAGCTAGGATTGACTAGACTCATATACCCATTTCACACAGTCGTGTAAGCTGACCTGGCAAGATAACATATCTAGTGCCATCCTGCTTTTAAACGAGCAGAGgcacatagctagctagccatgaaCAACCTAAACCAGACTGGAAAATGGCAGGATAACCTTAAACCAATTATATTCACTGGAAAGCAAGCCAAAAGACCCCCCCCCAGTTTGTGTTGAGACAATAGTGTGAAAAATGTATGAAGCAGGGCCAACTCCATCCCCTCCAACACACACTGGGATCCCCCTCATAGGCCCAGGGGCTGCTGAACTGAAAGAGATTCTATGGGGGCCAACATGGCTCTATGGGGGCAGGGTCCCACTCTTTGGCCCTCACCGTCCACGACGGGCTGCAGCCAgtactgctccatgcaggcttcATTCCCACAGGTGACATTAGTGGAGCAGCCCGTGCCTCCAGTAGTGGTACCTACAAATACAGTGACAGTAAACAGTCATCAGTCAGGCAGAGGAATGCTGAGAGGTATAGCAGGCAGGAAGGGCTGCATTCGGGAAGATGAGTGTTGTTTTATCTTGTGGTCACTGATAATCACTATGATACTGGAATGCATGATCTCTTTTGGTTTCTTTCGAAGGGAAAACTGACATGTAACCGTGGCACAAAGTGGGGTTGGGGTGTAAAATGAAAAACGGGGAAGCGTGGTTGGTGCGTTACGAAAGGAGTGAGCAGTTTCCTAGGTTCTGATTGGTTGATTGAAGGAGCTGATTGAAAGACCTCTAAGGCTGCCTGCCCTCCTCTCAGACCCTATCTCAGCAGACTGGGCCCTacgaggagaggcagggagatgagggagagtgtCTGTGCCTTAGTAGAAGTCCTCTGCTCCTACTAGAGAAGCACACTAAGTTACGATGACACACATCAAGAGTCTGCATCAAGAGAACCAACATCATTAGAGGGAAAAGCATCCATGTGCCGATGCCAGAAATTCAGCACCGCAAGTGCACCTTTagtctttttttctttttgggaGAACGCTTTTGAAGGTAACAGACTAAAATAGAAATGTGGGGGGAGACAGAGCATAATAGGATAGCTATGTTCTTGTCACTGTGTCAGACCCTGTTGTCTGTCTACCAGACATGAGCTATATATTCTCCCCAGTCTTGGGTTTCCAGAGGAGATGGTTTGGTCAAAGAAGAGAGAAAGTCCAGTGAATGCGATCACCTCTGATAAGGATGGTTCTGAGGGTTGGTTCACCTCTGATAAGGATGGTTCTGAGGGTTGGTTCACCTCTGATAAGGATGGTTCTGAGGGTTGGTTCACCTCTGATAAGGATGGTTCTGAGAGGTTGGTTCACCTCTGATAAGGATGGTTCTGAGAGGTTGGTTCACCTCTGATAACGATGGTTCTGAGAGGTTGGTTCACCTCTGATAAGGATGGTTCTGAGAGGTTGGTTCACCTCTGATAAGGATGGTTCTGAGAGGTTGGTTCACCTCTGATAAGGATGGTTCTGAGAGGTTGGTTCACCTCTGATAAGGATGGTTCTGAGAGGTTGGTTCACCTCTGATAAGGATGGTTCTGAGAGGTTGGTTCACCTCTGATAAGGATGGTTCTGAGAGGTTGGTTCACCTCTGATAAGGATGGTTCTGAGAGGTTGGTTCACCTCTGATAAGGATGGTTCTGAGAGGTTGGTTCACCTCTGATAAGGATGGTTCTGAGAGGTTGGTTCACCTCTGATAAGGATGGTTCTGAGAGGTTGGTTCACCTCTGATAAGGATGGTTCACCTCTGATAAGGATGGTTCTGAGAGGTTGGTTCACCTCTGATAAGGATGGTTCTGAGAGGTTGGTTCACCTCTGATAAGGATGGTTCTGAGAGGTTGGTTCACCTCTGATAAGGATGGTTCTGAGAGGTTGGTAGGGCGGAAGGAAGATGCAGTCTGAAGACTTTGGTAGGTGATTCACCAGCTACATACACTCCCTGCTTCTGCATCCGCTCCCTGTCAACCTGGGAGAGCAGAGACCCAATCTCCTGATCACTGGACCAGGAGCtgtcctgactgactgacaggcaaATAGAGTGGACCTGACCAGCCACCAGACCAGGTAGTTCCCCTGAAAACAAAGAACTTGTAATCTTATTAGGTGTGCAAAATATCAAACATTCTGAGGCTACATTCCCACTCTTtttcccctttccccctctctgatGCTTTCACTCCTCTGACAGTCTCTTCTGTGGTGTGGACTGCCAAGGTTGGTGCTACTTCCCAGCATTAGAGCGCCCCTCGATGGACAGTTTGACCTCCTGTGGGATGAAGGAGGGTCGAGAGGAGCCGGAGGGGCCCAGCTGAGGGTGCGCCCCTTCCTCTACCTTCATGTATCTCTGAAGGCCGGGGGCGGACCAGCGCCTCTGAGACGCGCTCGACACTGTCGACACCACTCCCACCCCCGCCCCTGGACGAGCAGAACCCTCCGTGTGCAAATAGTAACTGCTCTGGCTCCTAGTTTGCTCTGCTGAAGTCCTATTTGGTCTGGTAGGCATCTCACTCTGCACAACACCCCCTAGCTGCATAGGCTCCTctttttcccccctctccctctctctgtggacGCGTTCCATCCTGAAGTGAGGCTGTGGCCTGGGCTGCTGGGGGGCAGGGGGCCCCATGGGCTGGCCGATGGCCCCTGATGTAGAGTTGACTTTGGTGGAAGTCCTGGCTTGggtctgctgctgttgttgttgttgctgctgctgcaggggcggtttCTGTTGCTGGGGTGGCTGCTGCAGAgtgatggacacacacacgtcTCCTACCTGCAAGTGGTGGCAGGCCAGGCCATAGAGCTGGGCCGTGCGCTCTGGGCTGCAGGAGGACCAGCcctggccaaacacaaagaaggGGTGTTCTGGGGGCACGTCAATGGTCACCTTGCTCTGCTGCTCGCCCACTGTGAAGTGCAGCGCCACCAGGCCGGGTCTCTGCTGGCTGGTCCTGATGTCCACCACCATGCTGGAGTCGATCTTCAGCCCCCCGCTCACCTCAGCACTCCGCACAAAGTCCTGAGTCTGCAGGTCCTCCACACGCTTCAGCTCCCCCGTGGCCAGCTGGATGATGGCCCCCTTCATGAAATGGGAGGGATTGGAGGGGGCAGGGGTGGGCGCCGGGGCCAGGGCCTGCGTGAGGGCTGCCGCGACTGGAACAGAAATAGGCTGCTGCTCCACGACGGCCAGTTCCACCACAGCCCTGTCTGGGAGGCACACTCTGGCTGGAGACTCAGAGGCTTTAGAGTAGGTGGTGGGTGAGGCCATGGTGACAGCAGAGGTGTCGTCATTTGTCCGGCTGGGGTAGTGCTGGGGTGgctgatgatgttgatgataatCTAAGGGGACCAGGACTGTCTGTCCATTGGCCAAGATGACCGCGTGGCCTGGCTGCCCTGCCTGCTGTTGATGGGCCGTCACCCTGGGGTCTCCATACACCACAGGGTGGATTGCGTATGCTGTCCGGCCAGtactctcccctgcctccccatgagcctctctgcctctctgggaGCCCTGGGATAGGTTCAGGGGACCAAAGGACACCTCTTTGCGCCCTCCACTCACACCTTGGACAGGAGAGGCTAGGCGACCAACAACCTGCTGAACCTTGAGGATGACAAAAGACACATCTTAACACATTTCAATCAACCTTTTCAGATTTAAAATGTAATAAATTGTCGTGTCTGAGAAAAAGGAAAAAAAGACTTGAGTTTTGTCCTCCTGTACCTCCTCTCAACCACCATTATTAAGCCTCAGAAAGCAGTGGTTTCCTATCAACTCTAGGCGAGACCACAAGCCAGAGCATTTTTAGTCTTTCCTTGAAGCAGCAGGCAGTGTGTGGATGTGACTGGTTGCCCAATGATCAGCACACCCTCAAGTAATAAAGGAAGGAAGTGGAGGGGAACTTGGATATTATGCAACTGTCACAGCAGACACTATAAAAAGTCAAGTGCACTAAATAAAGTCTGAATTTTGGACAATTCAAAATCAAAACTCTCCTTATTCGAAAACCATTTATTTAAAATAAGTAAATACATGCGTGTAAGTTACTACAACAAAACCTTGAGTCTTACCTCCAGGTCAGTGTCTGGGGTGCTGCGCTGCCCAGGCGAAGCCCTCTCGTCCAGCCTGCGGCTCTTCAGGCTTCTGTCCTGTGCGTGCTCCAGTGCTACAGAGGCGGATGCTGCCTGCAGCAGCCTTGCATTCCTGGCATTGTAGACTGAGTCCTGGAGCATCTCCCTGGCTGCctgctccctctcccctccattcACCTCCCTATCCGTCTCCTGCTCCCCGCTGTAGGGGTCCCTGGGGGCAGGCGCAGCCCTGGTGCCCTGAGGATGGTAAAAGACAGGCACTCCCCGAGGACTGAGCTCTGCGGCGGGCAGCGGGCCCAGGTGCTGAGCAGCCTGTTCCGAGGTCAGCATCAGCGGGACCCCTCCGGACGACCCCACTTTGGCAAAGGCATGGGCAGATACATGGGCCTGGGTAGGAGGGGAGACCAACCCCTCCTGGATGACTGACTGGTAGGGGACCAGGTGGGGCTGGGAGAGGGCAACTGAGGGGGAGATCAGGGTGCTGGGAACAAAGCCAGGAGGGACTGCATAAGGGACTGCACCATATGGAGAGACAAACTGGAAAGAGGAGTGGGGGATCTGGGCATAGCCTAGAGGGGGATAGGAGATACCTGGATGATGCTGTAGGAGAGATGAGGGGACAGTGTAAGCTGGAGAGATATGGCTTAACACTGGGTGTAGACTGGTCTGGGagtaggagacagaggggagagccACCCTATAGAGCATGCTGTACTGGTCAACAGGCAGCCCTTGGAGGCCCTCAGCACTCTCTACTCCATAGTGTAGACCAGGCTGAGCATGCAGCCACTCCTCTGCTGTGCCACCTCCCTGAGTGTCACTACCGACCCCTGAGCTCTGAGTGGAGGGCACTtcctcccccactccccctcccACCCCACTTCCTGCCCCTCCTCCcgcactactactactggtgctgttGTTGAGATCCCTCTTCTTGGGAGGCAGGCACTCCTGATTGCGCTCGTGACCCGGCTTCATGGCGGTGCCGTGTGGTCTTGTCTGGGCGTGAAATGCTCTTTACTGTGCAGCACGGGGAGTGGAGCCCGTTGGCCAGGCAGTCAGCACCACAGGAACCAGCTCTGAGAACCTGCAGCTGACCTCGTC is a window of Oncorhynchus kisutch isolate 150728-3 linkage group LG3, Okis_V2, whole genome shotgun sequence DNA encoding:
- the LOC109887758 gene encoding ataxin-1-like; the encoded protein is MKPGHERNQECLPPKKRDLNNSTSSSSAGGGAGSGVGGGVGEEVPSTQSSGVGSDTQGGGTAEEWLHAQPGLHYGVESAEGLQGLPVDQYSMLYRVALPSVSYSQTSLHPVLSHISPAYTVPSSLLQHHPGISYPPLGYAQIPHSSFQFVSPYGAVPYAVPPGFVPSTLISPSVALSQPHLVPYQSVIQEGLVSPPTQAHVSAHAFAKVGSSGGVPLMLTSEQAAQHLGPLPAAELSPRGVPVFYHPQGTRAAPAPRDPYSGEQETDREVNGGEREQAAREMLQDSVYNARNARLLQAASASVALEHAQDRSLKSRRLDERASPGQRSTPDTDLEVQQVVGRLASPVQGVSGGRKEVSFGPLNLSQGSQRGREAHGEAGESTGRTAYAIHPVVYGDPRVTAHQQQAGQPGHAVILANGQTVLVPLDYHQHHQPPQHYPSRTNDDTSAVTMASPTTYSKASESPARVCLPDRAVVELAVVEQQPISVPVAAALTQALAPAPTPAPSNPSHFMKGAIIQLATGELKRVEDLQTQDFVRSAEVSGGLKIDSSMVVDIRTSQQRPGLVALHFTVGEQQSKVTIDVPPEHPFFVFGQGWSSCSPERTAQLYGLACHHLQVGDVCVSITLQQPPQQQKPPLQQQQQQQQQQTQARTSTKVNSTSGAIGQPMGPPAPQQPRPQPHFRMERVHRERERGEKEEPMQLGGVVQSEMPTRPNRTSAEQTRSQSSYYLHTEGSARPGAGVGVVSTVSSASQRRWSAPGLQRYMKVEEGAHPQLGPSGSSRPSFIPQEVKLSIEGRSNAGK